In a single window of the Allobranchiibius huperziae genome:
- a CDS encoding ATP-dependent DNA helicase UvrD2 has translation MASADEVLAGLDPEQRQVASQPLGPMCVLAGAGTGKTRAITHRIAYGVLSGAYQPGRVLAVTFTARAAGEMRTRLRELGLPGVQARTFHSAALRQLHFFWPQTIGGPAPEVLKHKAPVVAEAGSRLRLRLDRVVIRDLAAEIEWAKVAMVTPAGYAVAARAAGRTPPELDLTAMARLFETYEEVKTARGVIDFEDVLLLMTGILAEHEDVSRAVRAQYRHFVVDEYQDVNTVQQALLDQWVGDRADLCVVGDPAQTIYSFTGASPRHLTDFSQRAGVAVTRLVRNYRSTPQVVQLANLVLQAGARESEGVQLQAQSDAGPVPQLVQLPDDQAEADEVARRIKALIADGVAPSQIAVLYRINAQSEVLEQALSAVDVPYLVRGGERFFERAEVRSAVVLLRGAVRSDDGADPLGKVVRDVITAAGWSPRRPGGGAVLERWQSLDALATLADDFADMTGLRMREFVAELDRRASEQHAPTVEGITLASLHAAKGLEWDAVFLIGCSEGLLPFSMAEGPAQVAEERRLLYVGLTRARRHLTLTWAASRNPGGRASRKPSRFLSSATAVLGEGARGPARTAGPARSSRVRTAKVSNCRVCGKVLHAAAERKIGRCGECPPGYDEAQFEALRAWRLAVATATKVPAFVVFTDATLVAIAEQRPTDVAGLSVISGVGARKLATYGESVLGVLAGDDPQSAAEKCCAAMKSESK, from the coding sequence ATGGCCAGCGCCGACGAGGTGCTGGCGGGCCTGGATCCGGAGCAGCGTCAGGTCGCCTCACAACCGCTCGGTCCGATGTGCGTGCTCGCGGGTGCGGGCACCGGCAAGACCCGGGCGATCACCCACCGGATCGCGTACGGCGTGCTGTCCGGCGCCTACCAGCCCGGCCGCGTGCTCGCGGTGACCTTCACCGCACGCGCGGCCGGTGAGATGCGCACCCGGTTGCGCGAGCTCGGCCTGCCGGGCGTGCAGGCCCGCACCTTCCACTCCGCAGCGTTGCGTCAGCTGCACTTCTTCTGGCCGCAGACCATCGGCGGTCCCGCGCCGGAGGTGCTGAAGCACAAGGCGCCGGTCGTCGCCGAGGCCGGTTCGCGGCTGCGGCTGCGACTTGACCGGGTCGTCATCCGCGACCTCGCGGCCGAGATCGAATGGGCCAAGGTCGCGATGGTGACCCCCGCGGGCTACGCCGTCGCGGCGCGGGCCGCCGGGCGCACGCCGCCGGAGCTCGACCTGACCGCGATGGCGCGGCTCTTCGAGACCTACGAGGAGGTCAAGACCGCGCGCGGAGTCATCGACTTCGAGGACGTGCTGCTGCTGATGACCGGCATCCTTGCCGAGCACGAGGACGTCTCGCGGGCCGTGCGCGCGCAGTACCGGCACTTCGTGGTCGATGAGTACCAGGACGTCAACACCGTCCAGCAGGCGCTCCTCGATCAGTGGGTGGGGGACCGCGCCGACCTGTGCGTGGTCGGCGACCCCGCGCAGACGATCTACTCCTTCACAGGTGCCAGTCCTCGGCACCTGACCGACTTCTCCCAGCGCGCCGGCGTCGCAGTCACCAGGCTGGTGCGCAACTACCGCTCGACCCCGCAGGTCGTGCAGCTGGCCAACCTCGTCCTGCAGGCCGGCGCCCGCGAGAGCGAGGGGGTGCAGCTGCAGGCGCAGTCCGACGCGGGACCCGTCCCGCAGCTGGTGCAGCTGCCCGACGACCAGGCCGAGGCCGACGAGGTCGCCCGCCGGATCAAGGCACTGATTGCCGACGGCGTAGCACCGTCCCAGATCGCGGTGCTCTACCGGATCAACGCCCAGTCCGAGGTGCTGGAGCAGGCGCTGTCCGCGGTCGACGTGCCCTATCTCGTGCGGGGCGGAGAGCGGTTCTTCGAGCGCGCCGAGGTGCGGTCGGCGGTGGTGCTCCTGCGGGGGGCCGTGCGCTCGGACGACGGCGCCGACCCCCTCGGCAAGGTGGTGCGCGACGTCATCACGGCGGCCGGGTGGTCACCCCGCCGGCCCGGCGGGGGCGCCGTTCTCGAACGCTGGCAGTCCCTCGACGCGCTCGCGACCCTGGCCGACGACTTCGCCGACATGACCGGGCTGCGGATGCGGGAGTTCGTGGCGGAGCTGGACCGCCGGGCCAGCGAGCAGCACGCCCCGACCGTCGAGGGCATCACGCTCGCCTCCCTGCACGCGGCCAAGGGCCTGGAGTGGGACGCGGTCTTCCTCATCGGCTGCTCGGAGGGACTGCTGCCCTTCTCGATGGCGGAGGGTCCGGCGCAGGTCGCGGAGGAGCGCCGACTGCTCTACGTCGGCCTCACCCGCGCCCGCCGACACCTCACCCTCACCTGGGCGGCGTCACGCAACCCCGGAGGTCGCGCGTCGCGCAAGCCCTCCCGTTTCCTGTCGTCCGCGACGGCGGTCCTCGGCGAGGGTGCCCGCGGCCCGGCCCGCACGGCCGGACCCGCCCGCAGTTCGCGGGTGCGCACCGCCAAGGTGAGCAACTGCCGGGTCTGCGGCAAAGTGCTGCACGCCGCAGCCGAGCGCAAGATCGGCCGGTGCGGGGAATGCCCTCCCGGTTACGACGAGGCGCAGTTCGAGGCGTTGCGTGCCTGGCGGCTGGCCGTCGCCACCGCCACGAAGGTGCCCGCGTTCGTGGTCTTCACCGACGCCACGCTGGTCGCCATCGCCGAGCAGCGGCCGACCGATGTGGCCGGCCTGTCGGTCATCTCCGGGGTGGGGGCCCGCAAACTGGCGACGTACGGGGAGTCCGTGCTCGGCGTACTCGCGGGTGACGACCCGCAATCTGCTGCCGAAAAGTGTTGTGCTGCAATGAAATCCGAATCAAAATGA
- a CDS encoding WhiB family transcriptional regulator: protein MMLTDLIDHTQQQEDAGARLPCRVNEAELWFAERPQDVEFAKALCGDCPLREACLAGALERSEPWGVWGGELFVGGVTVAKKRPRGRPRKHPVAA, encoded by the coding sequence ATGATGCTGACCGATCTGATCGATCACACCCAGCAGCAGGAGGACGCCGGGGCACGACTGCCGTGCCGGGTGAACGAAGCCGAACTGTGGTTCGCCGAGAGGCCGCAGGACGTCGAGTTCGCCAAGGCCCTGTGCGGCGACTGCCCACTGCGGGAGGCCTGCCTCGCCGGCGCCCTGGAGCGGTCCGAGCCGTGGGGCGTCTGGGGTGGGGAGCTGTTCGTCGGCGGCGTGACCGTCGCCAAGAAGCGGCCCCGTGGTCGCCCGAGGAAGCACCCGGTCGCTGCGTGA
- a CDS encoding VOC family protein — translation MGETKQRTYPEGVTCWVDTDQPDVDAAREFYGGLLGWSFTEAMPPGAPSRYVIAQRDGRDAAAIAGPTDGVARWNTYIAVDDVDGATARLAGLGAQVISPPADAGPGGRNATLADPEGVQLRLWQARRRLGAQIANQPGAWNFSDLHTADPDAAGRFYSGAFGWQIADEGGATFIRVQGYGDHLEATVDPDIRTRNAKTPEGFIDVIGGMRQVEQGERPHWHVTFSIAERDESAALAQRLGGTVLGTTDTAWARVAMIQDPQGAVLTLSQFAPPADW, via the coding sequence ATGGGTGAGACGAAGCAGCGGACCTACCCCGAGGGCGTGACCTGCTGGGTGGACACCGACCAGCCGGACGTCGACGCGGCGCGGGAGTTCTACGGCGGTCTTCTCGGATGGAGCTTCACCGAGGCGATGCCGCCCGGGGCACCGAGCAGGTACGTCATCGCCCAGCGCGACGGCCGGGACGCGGCCGCGATCGCCGGTCCGACCGACGGCGTCGCGCGCTGGAACACCTACATCGCGGTCGACGACGTGGATGGCGCCACGGCACGCCTGGCGGGTCTCGGAGCGCAGGTGATCAGCCCGCCCGCGGACGCCGGCCCGGGAGGCCGTAACGCCACGCTCGCCGACCCCGAGGGCGTCCAGCTGCGGCTGTGGCAGGCGCGTCGGCGCCTGGGTGCGCAGATAGCGAACCAACCCGGTGCATGGAACTTCTCGGACCTGCACACGGCCGACCCGGACGCGGCCGGGCGTTTCTACTCCGGGGCGTTCGGCTGGCAGATCGCCGACGAGGGTGGGGCGACCTTCATCCGGGTGCAGGGGTACGGCGATCACCTGGAGGCCACGGTGGACCCGGATATCCGCACCCGGAACGCGAAGACCCCCGAAGGATTCATCGACGTGATCGGCGGCATGCGACAGGTCGAGCAGGGTGAACGACCGCACTGGCACGTGACCTTCAGCATCGCCGAGCGCGACGAGTCCGCTGCGCTCGCACAGCGCCTCGGCGGCACCGTATTGGGCACCACCGACACAGCCTGGGCTCGTGTCGCGATGATCCAGGATCCGCAGGGCGCGGTGCTCACCCTCAGTCAGTTCGCGCCGCCCGCGGACTGGTGA
- a CDS encoding ABC1 kinase family protein, translating into MTDLPRKGVVRAAKLASLPLGFGARTAIGLGKRVGGKPAEAVAAELQAQTAAQLFRVLGSLKGGAMKFGQSMSMFEAALPDEIAGPYRATLTKLQDSAPAMPVASVRRIMREEFGTRWRGKFESFDEKPIAAASIGQVHRAVWKDGRQVAVKLQYPGAGEALMSDLQQVSRVMRLTTSWVPGLDVGPILDELKGRMAEETDYPLEATMQEQFATAYDDDPDYLIPHVVTSSAGAIVSEWIDGTPLSAIIASGTQEQRDTAAAHYLEFLVAGPGRAGLLHADPHPGNFRLMDDGRLGVLDFGAINRLPDGLPPALGELLNAAVDGDATALLDGLRAEGFIRRGVRVDDEAVLAYLSVFLEPLHTAEFEFSRAWMRSIFAYVNDPRSAQFATGLKLNLPPSYLLIHRAWLGGIAVLSQIEGTVPAREIVNRAVPGADFPPLD; encoded by the coding sequence ATGACAGACCTGCCCCGCAAGGGCGTCGTACGCGCGGCCAAACTCGCCAGTCTTCCTCTGGGGTTCGGAGCGCGCACGGCGATCGGGTTGGGGAAGCGGGTCGGTGGCAAGCCGGCCGAGGCGGTCGCCGCGGAGTTGCAGGCACAGACGGCGGCGCAGCTCTTCCGGGTGCTCGGCTCCCTCAAGGGCGGCGCCATGAAGTTCGGGCAGTCGATGTCGATGTTCGAGGCCGCACTTCCGGACGAGATCGCCGGTCCCTACCGGGCGACGCTGACCAAGCTGCAGGACTCCGCACCGGCCATGCCCGTCGCTTCGGTGCGCCGGATCATGCGCGAGGAGTTCGGCACCCGGTGGCGCGGCAAGTTCGAGTCCTTCGACGAGAAGCCCATCGCCGCGGCCTCGATCGGCCAGGTGCACCGCGCCGTCTGGAAGGACGGACGCCAGGTGGCGGTCAAGTTGCAGTACCCCGGTGCCGGCGAGGCACTCATGTCGGACCTGCAGCAGGTCTCCCGGGTGATGCGTCTGACGACCAGCTGGGTGCCGGGCCTGGACGTCGGCCCGATCCTGGACGAGCTCAAGGGCCGGATGGCCGAGGAGACCGACTATCCCCTCGAAGCCACCATGCAGGAGCAGTTCGCGACGGCCTACGACGACGATCCGGACTACCTGATCCCGCACGTCGTGACCAGCAGTGCGGGCGCCATCGTCAGCGAATGGATCGACGGCACACCGCTGTCGGCGATCATCGCCTCAGGCACGCAGGAGCAGCGCGACACCGCGGCGGCCCACTACCTGGAGTTCCTGGTGGCCGGTCCGGGCCGGGCCGGGCTGCTGCACGCCGACCCGCATCCCGGCAACTTCCGCCTGATGGACGACGGCCGTCTCGGTGTCCTCGACTTCGGTGCGATCAACCGGCTGCCCGACGGGTTGCCGCCGGCGCTGGGCGAGTTGCTCAACGCCGCCGTCGACGGTGACGCGACGGCACTGCTCGACGGACTGCGCGCCGAGGGCTTCATCCGCCGCGGCGTACGCGTGGACGACGAAGCGGTGCTGGCCTACCTCAGCGTCTTCCTCGAGCCGCTGCACACCGCCGAGTTCGAGTTCAGCCGGGCGTGGATGCGCAGCATCTTCGCCTACGTCAACGACCCGCGCAGCGCACAGTTCGCCACCGGACTGAAGCTCAACCTGCCGCCGAGCTACCTGCTCATCCACCGTGCCTGGCTCGGCGGGATCGCGGTGCTCAGCCAGATCGAGGGCACCGTGCCGGCGCGTGAGATCGTCAATCGCGCCGTGCCCGGCGCGGACTTCCCCCCGCTGGACTGA
- a CDS encoding M48 family metallopeptidase, whose protein sequence is MSSSSVAVDPDAPEPEVEIRRSTRRRRTVSAYREGDRIIVLVPARLSAREEARLVADMVARVQRSTARRKSPGDVELGADAERLSRRYLGGLARPTSVRWVDNQRTRWGSCTPTRGTIRLSSRLAGMPAYVVDYVLLHELAHLLRPDHSPAFWELLGGYPRLEEAKAYLDGVAFGAGFPAADDDASDVDDAEEPAS, encoded by the coding sequence ATGAGCTCCTCCTCCGTCGCGGTCGACCCCGACGCGCCCGAGCCCGAGGTGGAGATCCGGCGGTCCACGCGGCGGCGTCGCACCGTCTCGGCGTACCGCGAGGGCGACCGGATCATCGTGCTGGTGCCCGCTCGGCTCTCCGCGCGGGAGGAGGCCCGCCTGGTTGCCGACATGGTCGCCCGGGTGCAGCGATCGACCGCCCGCCGCAAGAGCCCGGGAGACGTCGAGCTCGGCGCGGACGCCGAGCGCCTCTCGCGGCGCTATCTCGGTGGTCTCGCCCGGCCGACCTCGGTGCGGTGGGTGGACAACCAGCGCACCCGGTGGGGTTCGTGCACCCCGACCCGCGGCACCATTCGGCTCTCGTCGCGGCTGGCCGGGATGCCGGCGTACGTCGTCGACTACGTGCTGCTGCACGAGCTGGCCCACCTGCTGCGCCCGGACCACAGCCCGGCGTTCTGGGAGCTGCTGGGCGGTTACCCGCGATTGGAGGAGGCCAAGGCCTACCTCGACGGCGTGGCCTTCGGCGCCGGCTTCCCCGCGGCCGACGACGACGCGAGCGATGTCGACGACGCGGAGGAGCCGGCTAGCTGA
- a CDS encoding NUDIX domain-containing protein yields the protein MSLDPSYDVLASDARILLADHASPDPAQVRLRDDFVRALAVGPEAMWRGGPPDHFTASMFVYDASREHVCLVLHKKARLWLQPGGHLEPGDGSVAEAALREATEETGLAGLRVRPGLAHLSHHELSTRFGRCRSHRDLRFVATAPPGATPAVSDESDDVRWWPVRDLPVDTDPELRVVVPGLAGLS from the coding sequence GTGAGTCTCGACCCGTCGTACGACGTGCTGGCGAGCGACGCGAGGATCCTGCTGGCGGACCATGCTTCACCCGACCCCGCGCAGGTGCGGCTGAGGGACGATTTCGTGCGGGCCCTCGCGGTCGGCCCGGAGGCGATGTGGCGCGGCGGGCCGCCGGACCACTTCACCGCGAGCATGTTCGTCTATGACGCGAGCCGCGAACACGTGTGCCTCGTACTCCACAAGAAGGCCCGGCTGTGGCTGCAGCCCGGCGGCCACCTCGAGCCGGGCGACGGGTCGGTGGCCGAAGCGGCCCTGCGCGAGGCGACCGAGGAGACCGGTCTGGCGGGCCTTCGCGTCCGGCCGGGTCTGGCGCACCTGAGCCATCACGAGTTGAGCACGCGCTTCGGTCGGTGTCGGTCACACCGCGACCTGCGGTTCGTCGCGACGGCACCGCCGGGCGCGACACCGGCCGTCTCCGACGAGTCGGACGACGTGCGCTGGTGGCCCGTGCGCGACCTGCCCGTGGATACCGATCCCGAGCTACGCGTCGTCGTGCCTGGGCTCGCCGGGCTCAGCTAG
- a CDS encoding zinc-dependent metalloprotease — protein MSDYPTGRPGDPNDPDQPDLGELLRSLLSGEGLAEHPEFAEALRNMGIDRLDPATMGMLQAQMQAMMSGPADGGFNIEMATDIARKQVATDGDQSVSARTKGDTDQVVQVANLWLDDVTTFAAVGPGLAWSRAEWVEHTMPMWRRLVEPVAAGVGNAIQHAMREQLGQLGDGAAEQLGLPAGTDPAAMMGQIEPMMARMSNAMFAMQVGQAVGALAGDLVSGAEIGIPLLDGDQVVLLPTNVAAFAEGQSVDAGEVHLYVATREAARMRLFHAVPWLSPALIAAVQSYAGDISIDTEGIERSLRDIDPTDPQAMQSALQGSLFTPEPSEAQRRALAHLETLLALVEGWVDVVSDRAADGHLPHAAALSEAVRRRRASGGPAERVFSSLVGLDLRPRRLRDAAALFGALEEAAGADARDESWQHPDFAPTAADLDDPQAYVARRTGEQVQPPRDDVDAALDALLAQGEAEFEGEQGSDGSDGSDGPENGPDGPDTPRG, from the coding sequence GTGAGCGATTACCCGACCGGTAGGCCCGGCGACCCGAACGACCCCGATCAGCCGGACCTGGGCGAGCTGCTTCGTTCGTTGCTCTCCGGTGAGGGGCTGGCCGAGCACCCGGAGTTCGCCGAGGCTCTGAGGAACATGGGGATCGACCGCCTCGACCCGGCGACCATGGGCATGCTGCAGGCGCAGATGCAGGCCATGATGTCCGGCCCTGCCGATGGCGGGTTCAACATCGAGATGGCCACCGACATCGCCCGCAAGCAGGTGGCGACCGACGGTGACCAGTCGGTCTCCGCGCGCACCAAGGGCGACACCGATCAGGTCGTGCAGGTCGCCAACCTCTGGCTGGACGACGTCACCACCTTCGCGGCGGTCGGCCCCGGCCTGGCGTGGAGTCGCGCGGAGTGGGTCGAGCACACCATGCCGATGTGGCGTCGGCTGGTCGAGCCGGTCGCGGCGGGCGTGGGCAACGCGATCCAGCACGCGATGCGGGAGCAGCTCGGTCAGCTGGGGGACGGCGCCGCGGAGCAGCTAGGGCTGCCCGCCGGCACCGATCCCGCGGCCATGATGGGCCAGATCGAGCCGATGATGGCGCGGATGAGCAACGCGATGTTTGCGATGCAGGTCGGCCAGGCGGTGGGCGCGCTCGCCGGTGACCTGGTGAGCGGCGCCGAGATCGGCATCCCGCTGCTCGACGGCGACCAGGTCGTGCTGCTGCCGACCAATGTCGCGGCGTTCGCCGAGGGGCAGAGCGTCGACGCCGGCGAGGTGCACCTCTACGTCGCGACCCGGGAGGCGGCCCGCATGCGGCTCTTCCACGCGGTGCCGTGGCTCTCCCCCGCTCTGATCGCGGCCGTGCAGAGCTACGCCGGGGACATCAGCATCGACACCGAGGGCATCGAGCGGTCGCTGCGCGACATCGACCCGACCGACCCCCAGGCGATGCAGAGCGCGCTGCAGGGCTCGCTGTTCACCCCCGAGCCGAGCGAGGCGCAGCGCCGGGCGCTCGCGCACCTGGAGACCCTTCTCGCGCTCGTCGAGGGCTGGGTCGACGTGGTCAGCGACCGCGCGGCCGACGGTCACCTGCCGCACGCCGCCGCCTTGTCGGAGGCCGTACGCCGCCGCCGCGCCTCCGGCGGACCCGCCGAGCGCGTCTTCTCCTCGCTCGTGGGCCTGGACCTGCGTCCGCGCCGCTTGCGCGACGCCGCAGCACTCTTCGGTGCACTCGAGGAGGCCGCCGGAGCCGACGCGCGTGACGAGTCCTGGCAGCACCCGGACTTCGCGCCCACCGCCGCCGATCTGGACGACCCGCAGGCCTACGTCGCGCGCCGCACCGGCGAGCAGGTGCAGCCTCCGCGGGACGACGTCGACGCGGCGCTGGACGCGCTGCTCGCGCAGGGTGAGGCCGAGTTCGAGGGTGAGCAAGGCTCCGATGGCTCGGATGGCTCGGATGGCCCCGAGAACGGTCCCGACGGACCGGACACTCCGCGCGGGTGA